Proteins encoded by one window of Filimonas effusa:
- a CDS encoding rhamnogalacturonan acetylesterase, producing the protein MNRLLIVLPLLLLLSAFIIDSKRPVIYVVGDSTVQNSDGNGTNEYWGWGTLLKAHLDTTRISLHNHAKAGTSTRTFMSDGRWDKVLAQLKPGDFVLIQFGHNDQAAINDSARAKGTLKGIGEDTVHIFNLKTRQPEIVHTYGWYLNKYIKEAKEKGAIPIVCSLVPRNKWKGDKVDREIEYVNWAEEVTKASGTFFINLNQLIVNQWEQQGKDAIKKFFPVDGTHTNLAGATENANAVAEGLAALKDCPLKGYLK; encoded by the coding sequence ATGAATCGTCTTCTGATTGTGCTGCCATTATTACTATTGCTGTCTGCCTTCATTATCGATTCAAAACGTCCTGTAATATATGTCGTGGGCGACTCTACCGTTCAGAATAGTGATGGCAACGGTACCAATGAATACTGGGGCTGGGGTACCTTGCTCAAAGCGCATCTCGATACAACCCGCATCAGTCTTCATAACCACGCAAAAGCCGGTACCAGCACCCGCACTTTTATGTCCGATGGTCGTTGGGACAAAGTATTGGCACAATTAAAACCCGGCGATTTCGTGCTGATACAATTCGGTCATAACGACCAGGCGGCGATCAACGATTCTGCCCGGGCAAAAGGTACGTTGAAAGGTATTGGTGAAGACACGGTTCACATCTTCAATCTTAAAACCCGCCAGCCGGAAATCGTTCATACATATGGCTGGTACCTGAATAAATATATTAAAGAAGCAAAGGAGAAGGGAGCCATTCCCATCGTATGCTCCCTGGTTCCCCGCAACAAATGGAAAGGGGATAAGGTCGATCGTGAGATCGAATATGTAAACTGGGCAGAAGAAGTCACCAAAGCCAGCGGCACTTTTTTCATTAACCTGAATCAGTTGATCGTAAACCAGTGGGAACAACAGGGCAAGGACGCCATTAAAAAGTTCTTCCCGGTAGATGGCACCCATACCAACCTGGCTGGTGCTACTGAAAATGCAAACGCCGTAGCCGAAGGGCTGGCTGCTTTAAAAGATTGCCCGTTGAAAGGCTATCTGAAATAG